The following coding sequences are from one Arcobacter sp. CECT 8986 window:
- a CDS encoding Spy/CpxP family protein refolding chaperone translates to MKRKILAATLATTILTTGLFAYQNNGGQNCQFMNKDKASMKMNKKGYHHKHHGIIGVVKQLNLSTEQKSKIADIMKSNRGKMQTINDAFSKTEFDKNKFIKILSTKRENMIKLKAQMVSDIYDILTKEQKEQFKVLLDLKTSRFKG, encoded by the coding sequence ATGAAAAGAAAAATTTTAGCGGCAACTTTGGCTACAACAATATTAACAACAGGATTATTTGCATATCAAAATAATGGTGGACAAAATTGTCAATTTATGAATAAAGATAAAGCTTCAATGAAGATGAATAAAAAAGGGTATCATCATAAACACCATGGTATTATTGGAGTAGTTAAACAGTTAAACTTATCAACAGAACAAAAGAGTAAAATTGCAGATATTATGAAATCAAACAGAGGTAAAATGCAAACAATAAATGATGCATTTAGTAAAACTGAATTTGATAAAAATAAGTTTATAAAAATTCTTTCTACTAAAAGAGAGAATATGATAAAATTAAAAGCACAAATGGTTTCAGATATTTATGATATCTTAACAAAAGAACAAAAAGAGCAGTTTAAAGTATTATTAGATTTAAAAACAAGCAGATTTAAAGGATAA
- a CDS encoding FAD-dependent oxidoreductase — translation MIRRDFFKYSLFAATLLTTNSAIASIPKKDKKSKVVICGGGFAGLTCAKTLKQLDKNIDVTLIEKNNNFSSCPFSNLWLGEVGNISYEDLNYDYYKTIEKNSFNFVNEEIIKIDKNKKLVYTTKNIIEYEYLILTLGIDYNYEKIFKDKKSIQECKIKAPAALKPGSEHLALKRMVKNFKGGNFIISVPNGAYRCPPAPYERACMIANYFKKHKIKGKVIILDPRDKPAAKPYKFLKAFEEYYKDFIIYKPYSEFKKINFENKTITYKNFDENQIEYINKKIDFEEANIIPPNQANALIKKSNLEVDEMGWAKLRKPTFRSTSSEDIYIVGDSQGEYAFAKSAQMANSCAYIVSEEIASRIKNKIFDYKNNMPGNVCYSMVTEDKAVSIMHNFKYEDTFIPSYEISEISHDVAVGAKGWYFGLINDILEI, via the coding sequence ATGATACGAAGAGATTTTTTTAAGTACTCACTATTTGCAGCAACACTTCTTACAACAAATAGTGCAATTGCTTCTATTCCAAAAAAAGATAAAAAAAGTAAAGTTGTTATATGTGGAGGAGGTTTTGCTGGACTGACTTGTGCAAAAACACTAAAACAATTAGATAAAAATATAGATGTTACTTTAATTGAGAAAAACAATAATTTTTCTTCTTGTCCTTTTTCTAATTTATGGTTAGGAGAAGTAGGAAATATATCTTATGAAGATTTAAATTACGATTATTATAAAACAATAGAAAAAAATAGTTTTAATTTTGTAAATGAAGAGATTATAAAAATAGATAAAAATAAAAAGTTAGTCTACACAACAAAAAATATTATAGAATATGAATATCTTATTTTAACTCTTGGAATTGATTATAATTATGAAAAAATATTCAAAGATAAAAAAAGTATTCAAGAGTGTAAAATAAAAGCACCAGCTGCACTTAAACCTGGAAGTGAACATCTTGCTTTAAAAAGAATGGTAAAAAACTTTAAAGGTGGAAACTTTATCATATCTGTACCAAATGGTGCTTATAGATGTCCTCCTGCACCATATGAAAGAGCTTGTATGATTGCAAACTATTTTAAAAAGCATAAAATTAAAGGTAAAGTTATTATACTTGACCCACGAGATAAACCAGCTGCAAAACCATATAAGTTTTTAAAAGCTTTTGAAGAGTATTACAAAGACTTTATTATTTACAAACCATATAGTGAATTTAAAAAAATCAATTTTGAAAACAAAACAATCACATATAAAAATTTTGATGAGAATCAAATTGAGTATATAAATAAAAAAATAGATTTTGAAGAAGCAAATATCATTCCACCAAACCAAGCAAATGCTTTAATAAAAAAATCAAATTTAGAAGTTGATGAAATGGGTTGGGCAAAACTTAGAAAACCAACTTTTAGATCAACTAGTTCTGAAGATATTTATATTGTAGGAGATTCACAAGGAGAATATGCTTTTGCGAAATCAGCACAAATGGCAAATTCGTGTGCATATATTGTAAGTGAAGAGATAGCAAGTAGAATAAAAAACAAAATTTTTGATTATAAAAATAATATGCCAGGGAATGTTTGTTATTCAATGGTTACTGAAGATAAAGCTGTTTCTATTATGCATAATTTTAAATATGAAGATACTTTTATTCCAAGTTATGAGATTTCTGAAATTTCACATGATGTTGCAGTTGGGGCAAAAGGTTGGTATTTTGGGCTTATAAATGATATTTTAGAAATTTAA
- the mfd gene encoding transcription-repair coupling factor gives MKNIFDFFSEKNDCQLIIVNDDKQAQVASDIVSYYGYEAFVLADFRANFGDDLLSFSEELQSITKELSGFYNYKKQKKILISPIRTISYAMPKQKCFDTFTVNFADTINIEEFKSKLYNWGYYFVDIVTSQSEVSFRGDIIDICPLGSDFGYRISLFDDEVESIRKFDIEDQKSFKEEIESFDISPAFLALDETTFEELNDEVQQVESDAFVKDIHSLGFWYLNDLGEYLPSVLNSYITYEALDELDEVYVFEEKRIAKEKFLQTPIIPKSKKYKEVDVANLHDFLTFHEDKKITIISSSEAKIKGFDLDLSDNKINYIIKPYIINLVGNDEIIISLNKEIKKRRKKRVKLVLDELQEGDFVVHEKHGIGKYSGIEPVTVMGAKRDFVVVLYAGDDKLLIPVENLDLIDRYVADGSSYAVVDKLGKGSFAKLKQKVKDKLFAIANDIIKIAAARELVNGIKINTNKQLLLDFQQSSGFEYTKDQSRSIKEIFEDLSSGKVMDRLLSGDVGFGKTEVAMNAILATLLDGYQAIFVCPTTLLATQHYQGMAKRFKEYGISMAKLDGKSTTKEKNQVKKGLESGEIQFVVGTHSLLGVKTKDLALVVIDEEHKFGVKQKEKLKSLREDVHIFSMSATPIPRTLNLALSKLKGMSSLLTPPHERLGVRTYVKEFSEKLIKEIILREKRRGGQLFYVHNNIASIEAKKSDIEQIVPNIKVEVIHSKIKPADAEKIIDAFENKEFDILLATSIVESGLHLPNANSIIIDGADRFGIADLHQLRGRVGRSDKEGFCYYVVEDKKAITSDAIKRLVALESNSYLGSGTALAYQDLEIRGGGNIIGEAQSGHIKQIGYGLYLKMLEDALATLSGETKEENKSVDIKLAISAFISSDYISEDRVRLELYRRLSKATTKEEVYAIEEEMEDRFGKPDIPTKQFLELILIKIFAINKNIKQISSYEMNITFIKNDDTKDNIKSSSKDDDDIIAATLKYLRK, from the coding sequence ATGAAAAATATCTTCGATTTTTTTTCAGAAAAGAATGACTGCCAATTAATAATCGTAAATGACGATAAACAAGCACAAGTAGCTTCAGACATAGTATCTTACTATGGATACGAAGCCTTTGTGCTAGCAGATTTCAGAGCCAATTTTGGAGATGACTTACTATCTTTTAGTGAAGAGTTACAATCTATTACAAAAGAATTGAGTGGTTTTTATAACTATAAAAAACAGAAAAAAATACTTATTTCTCCAATAAGAACTATTTCATATGCAATGCCAAAACAGAAATGTTTTGATACATTTACTGTAAATTTTGCAGATACAATAAACATAGAAGAATTTAAATCAAAACTTTACAACTGGGGATATTACTTTGTTGATATTGTTACTTCTCAATCAGAAGTATCTTTTAGAGGTGATATTATTGATATTTGCCCTTTAGGAAGTGATTTTGGATATAGAATTTCACTTTTTGATGATGAAGTTGAAAGTATTAGAAAATTTGATATAGAAGACCAAAAGTCTTTTAAAGAAGAGATTGAAAGTTTTGATATAAGTCCTGCTTTTTTAGCACTTGATGAAACTACATTTGAAGAGTTAAATGATGAAGTTCAACAAGTAGAATCTGATGCATTTGTAAAAGATATACACTCTTTAGGATTTTGGTATTTAAATGATTTAGGTGAATATCTACCATCTGTTCTGAATAGTTATATAACTTATGAAGCTTTAGATGAGTTAGATGAAGTTTATGTATTTGAAGAAAAAAGAATTGCAAAAGAGAAGTTTTTACAAACTCCTATAATTCCAAAATCAAAAAAATATAAAGAAGTAGATGTTGCAAATCTACATGATTTTTTAACTTTTCATGAAGATAAAAAAATTACAATCATCTCTTCTAGTGAAGCAAAAATCAAAGGTTTTGATTTAGATTTATCTGATAATAAAATAAACTATATTATTAAACCTTATATTATCAATCTAGTTGGTAATGATGAAATTATTATCTCTTTAAATAAAGAGATTAAAAAAAGAAGAAAGAAAAGAGTAAAACTAGTTCTTGATGAGCTTCAAGAAGGGGATTTTGTAGTTCATGAAAAACATGGTATTGGGAAATATTCAGGAATAGAACCTGTTACTGTAATGGGAGCAAAACGAGATTTTGTTGTAGTTTTATATGCAGGTGATGATAAATTACTAATTCCAGTTGAAAATCTTGATTTAATTGATAGATATGTAGCTGATGGAAGTTCGTATGCTGTTGTAGATAAATTAGGAAAAGGAAGTTTTGCCAAATTAAAACAAAAAGTTAAAGATAAACTTTTTGCAATTGCCAATGATATTATTAAAATAGCAGCTGCAAGAGAGCTTGTAAATGGTATTAAAATAAATACAAATAAACAGCTTTTATTAGACTTTCAACAAAGTTCTGGATTTGAATATACAAAAGATCAGTCAAGAAGTATAAAAGAGATTTTTGAAGATTTAAGTAGTGGAAAAGTAATGGATAGATTACTTTCTGGTGATGTTGGATTTGGTAAAACAGAAGTTGCAATGAATGCAATATTAGCAACTTTATTAGATGGATATCAAGCAATTTTTGTATGTCCTACAACACTTCTTGCAACGCAACACTATCAAGGAATGGCAAAAAGATTTAAAGAGTATGGAATTTCTATGGCTAAGCTTGATGGAAAATCTACAACAAAAGAGAAAAATCAAGTAAAAAAAGGTTTAGAAAGCGGTGAAATTCAATTTGTAGTTGGAACACATTCACTTCTTGGAGTAAAAACAAAAGATTTAGCTTTAGTAGTAATTGATGAAGAGCATAAATTTGGTGTAAAACAAAAAGAGAAATTAAAATCATTAAGAGAGGATGTTCATATTTTCTCAATGAGTGCAACACCAATTCCAAGAACATTAAACTTAGCACTTAGTAAATTAAAAGGAATGAGTAGTTTACTTACTCCTCCACATGAAAGACTTGGTGTTAGAACTTATGTTAAAGAGTTTAGTGAAAAGCTTATTAAAGAGATTATTTTAAGAGAAAAAAGAAGAGGTGGACAACTTTTTTATGTTCATAATAATATTGCCTCAATAGAAGCTAAAAAAAGTGATATTGAACAGATAGTTCCAAATATTAAAGTAGAAGTAATTCACTCAAAAATAAAACCAGCTGATGCAGAGAAAATAATTGATGCATTTGAAAATAAAGAGTTTGATATTCTTCTTGCTACTTCAATAGTTGAATCAGGACTTCACTTACCAAATGCAAACTCTATTATTATTGATGGTGCAGATAGATTTGGTATTGCTGATTTACACCAATTAAGAGGAAGAGTTGGTAGAAGTGACAAAGAAGGTTTTTGTTACTATGTGGTTGAAGATAAAAAAGCAATTACAAGTGATGCAATTAAAAGATTGGTTGCTTTAGAATCTAACTCATATTTAGGAAGTGGAACAGCGCTTGCTTATCAAGATTTAGAAATCAGAGGTGGTGGAAATATAATTGGTGAAGCTCAAAGTGGACATATAAAACAAATTGGGTATGGATTATATTTAAAAATGCTAGAAGATGCATTAGCAACTTTAAGTGGTGAAACAAAAGAAGAGAATAAATCAGTTGATATAAAATTAGCAATTAGTGCATTTATTTCAAGTGATTATATTAGTGAAGATAGAGTAAGACTAGAACTTTATAGAAGACTAAGTAAAGCAACTACAAAAGAAGAAGTTTATGCAATAGAAGAAGAGATGGAAGATAGATTTGGTAAACCAGATATTCCTACAAAACAGTTTTTAGAACTTATTTTAATTAAAATATTTGCTATAAATAAAAATATAAAACAGATAAGTTCATATGAGATGAATATAACTTTTATTAAAAATGATGATACAAAAGATAATATAAAATCATCAAGTAAAGATGATGACGATATCATCGCTGCAACATTGAAATACTTGAGAAAATAA
- a CDS encoding DUF445 domain-containing protein — protein sequence MNKSFISNFLAFLLIVIGYLADNNLLLMIGLFAFSGAITNAIAIHMLFEKVPFLYGSGVVESRFEDFKSAIHSLMMNEFFTKENLNKFFEEEISSDNSKFDLSLVLEKTDFTPAFDSLKEAVMSSSFGGMLGMFGGEQALEPLKEPFVDKLKGAIVNISKNETFQNALHQSLKNKDVTDDIYEKVSNIVNKRLDELTPKMVKQIVQKMIKEHLGWLVVWGAVFGGLIGFITTILVG from the coding sequence ATGAATAAATCATTTATTTCAAATTTTTTAGCTTTTTTACTAATTGTTATAGGTTATTTAGCTGATAATAATCTTTTATTAATGATTGGGTTATTTGCATTTAGTGGAGCAATAACAAATGCTATTGCAATACATATGTTATTTGAAAAAGTACCTTTTTTATATGGAAGTGGTGTAGTTGAAAGTAGATTTGAAGACTTTAAATCTGCTATACATTCACTTATGATGAATGAGTTTTTTACAAAAGAGAATTTAAATAAATTCTTTGAAGAGGAAATTAGTAGTGATAACTCAAAGTTTGATTTATCATTAGTATTAGAAAAAACTGATTTTACTCCAGCATTTGATTCTTTGAAAGAAGCAGTTATGAGCTCTTCTTTTGGTGGAATGTTAGGAATGTTTGGTGGTGAACAGGCACTAGAACCTTTAAAAGAGCCTTTTGTAGATAAACTTAAAGGTGCAATTGTAAATATCTCAAAAAATGAGACTTTTCAAAATGCGTTACATCAAAGTTTAAAAAACAAAGATGTAACTGATGATATTTATGAAAAAGTAAGTAATATAGTTAATAAACGATTAGACGAGCTAACACCTAAAATGGTAAAACAAATAGTTCAAAAAATGATAAAAGAACATTTAGGTTGGTTAGTAGTTTGGGGGGCTGTTTTTGGTGGCCTTATTGGATTTATTACGACTATTTTAGTAGGATAG
- a CDS encoding lysophospholipid acyltransferase family protein: MINVEEEIIKKFPKINQNGNFLNKSILTIAKKIVHEEHINDFLSKNSHLKGFEFVDAVLDYFDFDYTVSNNHIQNIPTTGKVVIIANHPLGGLDALCLLRLIGNIRQDVKIVANDFLVGIDALKPLMIPIDNYKMRQSKNDIKAVYEALNNEEAIIIFPAGEVSRASAKGIKDPIWNKGFLNFAINSNAPILPIFIDGKNSKIFYTMSVINKTFSTLLLSHEMFKNKSKNINIKIGEIISNEHIKPKGINKKFLVNLYKKHLYALKKAKKSFFITQKAIAHPQNRKDLISELKNSKQIGETKDGKKIYLYDYHEDSTVLKELGRLRELSFRKVGEGINKKRDTDKYDIYYRHIILWDENDLEIVGSYRIGDGDFINKNIGVKGFYSNTLFKYHNDFSPYLKNSIELGRSFVQPKYWGTRALDYLWYGIGAYLRQNPHVKYMFGPVSISASFPKVAKDMLIFYYSHYFLGKDIVEARIPYQYSSNLQDLKDIFCMDDRKKDFKILKSSLNTMGVAVPTLFKQYAEVCEDGGVEFLGFNIDPDFSDCVDGFILVKIDKLKENQRKRYIG; the protein is encoded by the coding sequence ATGATAAATGTAGAAGAAGAAATAATAAAAAAATTTCCAAAAATAAACCAAAATGGCAATTTTTTAAATAAATCAATTTTGACAATTGCAAAAAAAATAGTACACGAAGAACATATAAATGATTTTTTGAGTAAAAACTCTCATTTAAAAGGTTTTGAGTTTGTTGATGCGGTGTTAGATTATTTCGATTTTGACTACACTGTTTCAAATAATCATATTCAAAATATACCTACAACAGGAAAAGTAGTAATAATTGCAAATCATCCGTTGGGAGGATTAGATGCTCTTTGTTTATTAAGACTTATTGGAAATATTAGACAAGATGTAAAGATTGTTGCAAATGATTTTTTAGTTGGAATTGACGCACTAAAACCACTTATGATTCCAATAGATAATTATAAAATGAGACAATCAAAAAATGATATAAAAGCAGTTTATGAAGCTTTAAACAATGAAGAAGCAATCATAATCTTTCCAGCAGGAGAAGTAAGTCGTGCAAGTGCAAAAGGAATAAAAGACCCAATATGGAATAAAGGTTTTTTAAATTTTGCAATAAATTCAAATGCTCCAATTTTACCCATTTTTATTGATGGGAAAAACTCAAAAATATTTTATACAATGTCAGTAATAAACAAAACTTTTTCAACTCTACTTTTATCACATGAAATGTTTAAAAACAAATCTAAAAATATAAATATAAAAATTGGTGAGATAATATCAAATGAACATATAAAACCAAAAGGAATAAATAAAAAGTTTCTTGTAAATCTATACAAAAAACATCTATATGCACTAAAAAAAGCAAAGAAATCTTTTTTTATAACGCAAAAAGCCATAGCTCATCCACAAAATAGAAAAGATTTAATTAGTGAATTAAAAAATTCTAAACAAATAGGAGAGACAAAAGATGGTAAAAAAATCTATTTATATGATTATCATGAAGACTCAACTGTTTTAAAAGAGTTAGGTAGATTAAGAGAACTTAGTTTTAGAAAAGTTGGTGAAGGGATAAATAAAAAAAGAGATACAGATAAATATGATATTTATTATAGACATATTATTTTATGGGATGAAAATGATTTAGAAATTGTAGGTTCATATAGAATTGGAGATGGAGATTTTATAAATAAAAATATTGGAGTAAAAGGTTTTTATTCAAATACACTATTTAAGTATCATAATGATTTTTCACCATATTTAAAAAACTCAATTGAACTTGGAAGAAGTTTTGTTCAACCAAAATATTGGGGAACAAGAGCACTTGATTATTTATGGTATGGAATTGGAGCATATTTAAGACAAAATCCCCATGTAAAATATATGTTTGGTCCTGTATCTATCTCTGCTTCATTCCCTAAAGTTGCAAAAGATATGCTGATATTCTACTATTCTCACTACTTTTTAGGTAAAGATATAGTTGAAGCTAGAATTCCTTATCAATACTCTTCAAACCTACAAGATTTAAAAGATATATTTTGTATGGATGATAGAAAAAAAGATTTTAAAATATTAAAATCATCACTTAATACTATGGGTGTTGCTGTTCCTACTTTATTTAAACAATATGCAGAAGTTTGTGAAGATGGTGGTGTTGAATTTTTAGGATTTAATATTGACCCAGATTTTAGTGATTGTGTTGATGGCTTTATTTTAGTAAAAATCGATAAATTAAAAGAGAATCAAAGAAAAAGATACATAGGTTAA
- a CDS encoding histidine kinase dimerization/phosphoacceptor domain -containing protein → MSNVFRLKTYSFATKVIFSFLFIIMIFLAARAVLTIPKIQEQNEKEILNNISKTLGLIKKQFNVIGQSLKMQSNLEISLYKEKIINEIRNIDLTSSSNKKDLLSKIDKNKILSMCSYIISSKNLKSEKIKNQNYFSYNNIENLDFWINKKIDENTFFYAKKIVYFYNHKFKNSNIILSLSCTKRDLNINHGSFEKSLKNNIYANLLDDENLQSERTALFWLNPKALDKKDEVLYDIKKDKYTISNLSNVKNIPTGKLTLNELLNSNEKTPILHKLDNKEVFTWVIKLSERKNRYFFLVHTVNKDEIDNKKDAGLSFLLKETLLAIVISLFMILLFFRKTLLNINTITKTAIKVNQGHKNIRSGVKGEDDIGNLGQAFDSMLNFFENSIKTLDIKVKEKTKEISKSLEEKDLLLKEIHHRVKNNLALTIGLIELQEEEVQDEKTKKALVDIKERIFTMELLHRKLYESQNINFVSLKNYVEDLVNIISRSYSNNSNSVDISLEVEEIELNIEKAMPYAIILNELITNSFKYAFKDNKNPKLNIKISKNKTNLTMIVKDNGVGLKNDFENISDKTLGLKLINTIVRFQLFGEVKYKYEDGAKFLITSTLEDT, encoded by the coding sequence ATGAGTAATGTATTTAGATTAAAAACTTACTCTTTTGCTACAAAGGTTATTTTCTCTTTTTTATTTATAATTATGATTTTTCTAGCAGCAAGAGCTGTTCTTACAATTCCAAAAATACAAGAACAAAATGAAAAAGAGATACTAAATAATATCTCTAAAACTCTAGGTTTGATAAAAAAGCAGTTTAATGTAATAGGTCAATCTTTAAAAATGCAATCAAACTTAGAGATTAGTTTATATAAAGAAAAGATAATAAATGAGATAAGAAATATTGATTTAACAAGTAGTTCAAATAAAAAAGATTTATTATCTAAAATAGATAAAAACAAAATACTTAGTATGTGTTCTTATATAATAAGTTCAAAAAATTTAAAGTCTGAAAAAATCAAAAATCAAAACTATTTTTCATATAACAATATAGAAAATCTTGATTTTTGGATAAATAAAAAAATTGATGAAAATACTTTTTTTTATGCTAAAAAAATAGTATATTTTTATAATCATAAATTTAAAAATAGCAACATCATTTTGTCTTTGTCTTGTACAAAAAGAGATTTAAATATAAATCATGGAAGTTTTGAAAAAAGTCTAAAGAATAATATATATGCAAATTTATTAGATGATGAAAATTTACAGAGTGAAAGAACAGCTCTATTTTGGTTAAATCCTAAAGCTTTAGATAAAAAAGATGAGGTTCTTTATGATATAAAAAAAGATAAATATACTATAAGTAATTTATCAAATGTAAAAAATATACCAACTGGAAAGTTAACACTAAATGAACTTTTAAACTCAAATGAAAAAACTCCAATTTTACATAAGCTAGATAATAAAGAAGTCTTTACATGGGTTATAAAATTAAGTGAACGAAAAAATAGATATTTTTTCCTTGTACACACAGTAAATAAAGATGAAATAGATAATAAAAAAGATGCAGGTTTGTCATTTTTACTAAAAGAGACATTACTTGCTATTGTTATAAGTCTTTTTATGATTTTACTTTTCTTTAGAAAAACACTATTAAATATAAATACTATTACAAAAACTGCAATAAAAGTAAATCAAGGACATAAAAATATTAGAAGTGGTGTAAAAGGTGAAGATGATATTGGGAATTTAGGTCAAGCTTTTGATTCAATGTTAAACTTTTTTGAAAATAGTATTAAAACTTTAGATATAAAAGTAAAAGAGAAAACAAAAGAGATAAGTAAATCACTAGAAGAAAAAGATTTACTTTTAAAAGAGATACATCATCGAGTAAAAAATAATTTGGCATTAACTATTGGATTAATAGAACTTCAAGAAGAAGAAGTTCAAGATGAAAAGACAAAAAAAGCTTTAGTTGATATAAAAGAGAGAATTTTTACTATGGAGTTATTGCATAGAAAATTGTATGAATCACAAAATATAAATTTTGTATCTTTAAAAAATTATGTTGAAGATTTGGTTAATATAATTTCACGCTCTTACAGTAATAATTCAAATAGTGTAGATATAAGTTTAGAAGTAGAAGAAATTGAGCTAAATATAGAAAAAGCAATGCCTTATGCAATAATATTAAATGAGTTAATTACAAACTCTTTTAAGTATGCATTTAAAGATAATAAAAATCCAAAGTTAAATATAAAAATATCAAAAAACAAAACAAATCTAACAATGATTGTAAAAGATAATGGAGTAGGGCTAAAAAATGATTTTGAGAATATATCTGATAAAACATTGGGATTAAAACTTATTAATACAATTGTTAGATTTCAACTCTTTGGAGAAGTAAAATATAAGTATGAAGATGGTGCAAAATTTTTAATTACATCAACTTTAGAAGATACATAA
- a CDS encoding response regulator: protein MSSNLIANRDFNIMIVEDEPILAMAMELNLKKMGLKVSGIATTANNAIVHAQNNFPDIAIVDINLNSTKTGIDVANYLWKSFNIPIIFLTSYYNDNILNQAMESEPYAYLIKPCRNEELKAAINTALHKHQYFFKNKKTLNPKDSDFVYLENNIKYNKVLCELYIDDTIFKLTKNEKKLFEILTKDAGKIISFDTIFNFIWREDVYDLSKLRSLIYRLKNKLGCNPFENYYEEGYKVKVIEKNE, encoded by the coding sequence TTGTCAAGTAATTTAATTGCAAATAGAGATTTTAATATTATGATTGTAGAAGATGAACCTATTTTAGCAATGGCAATGGAATTAAACTTAAAAAAAATGGGTTTAAAAGTAAGTGGAATAGCAACAACAGCAAATAATGCAATAGTTCATGCACAAAATAATTTTCCTGATATTGCCATTGTTGATATAAATTTAAACTCAACAAAAACAGGTATAGATGTAGCTAATTATTTATGGAAAAGTTTTAATATTCCTATCATTTTTTTGACATCTTACTATAATGATAATATTTTAAATCAAGCAATGGAATCAGAACCTTATGCATATTTAATAAAACCTTGCAGAAATGAAGAGTTAAAAGCAGCAATTAATACAGCACTACATAAACATCAATATTTTTTCAAAAATAAAAAGACTTTAAACCCAAAAGATAGTGATTTTGTATATTTAGAAAATAATATAAAATATAATAAAGTTTTATGTGAACTTTATATTGATGATACAATTTTTAAACTAACAAAAAATGAAAAAAAACTATTTGAAATTCTTACAAAAGATGCAGGGAAAATAATAAGCTTTGATACAATCTTTAATTTTATTTGGAGAGAAGATGTATATGATTTATCAAAGTTAAGGTCTTTGATTTATAGATTAAAAAATAAACTAGGTTGTAACCCTTTTGAAAATTATTATGAAGAGGGATACAAAGTAAAAGTAATAGAAAAAAATGAGTAA